A stretch of DNA from Microbacterium saperdae:
CCGTCGAGCTCTGAGGGAGGCTCGTCCTCCCCGCTCTCGTCGGCGCGAGACCCGATCGCATCGGTCGCGAACGATCGGGTCTGCGGCATACCCTCGTGACGACGATGGAGGGGTAAGGAGGACCGCATGATCGGAACGCTCAACGCCCTGGTCGATCTCATCGAGCAGCGTACGGATGACGAGATCGACCTGGCCGTGTTCGCTCGCGAGCACGGCACGACGGAGTACCACCTGCGTCGGATGTTCTCGTCGCTGGCGGGCATGCCGTTGTCGGAGTACGTGCGTCGTCGCCGCATGACCCTTGCCGGAGCCGAACTCGTCGTCGGGGCGCCCAGCCTGCTCGATGTGGCAGTGCGTCACGGGTACGGATCGGTCGAGGCGTTCGGTCGGGCGTTCCGCTCGGTGCACGGTATCGGGCCGGCGGATGCGCGCCGAGACGGTGGTCCTCTCCGCACACAACCCACGCTCCGGTTCCGCCTGAGCGTCGAAGGGAGCACCCCGATGCACGTCACCATCATCACCCAGCCTGACCTCATGCTCGCCGGACATGCCGCCACCGTGCCGCTGATCCACACGGGGGTCAACCCGCACATCCAAGAGCACATCGCCGGCATCCCCGCGCAGGAGCATGCGCGGCTCAAGGCGCTCTCCGACGCCGAGCCGTCCGGCATCCTGGCCGTGACCGCGGATGTCGACCCGGATGCGCCGGAAGGCTCGCCTCTCACCTATCTGCACGGCGTCGCGCTGCGGGCCTCGACACCGGTGCCCGACGATCTCGATCGGATGCCGTTGGAAGCAGGAGCCTGGGCCGTGTTCGCGTCGGCGGGACCGTTCCCCGAGACCCTGCAGAACCTTTGGGCGGCGACCGCGACGGAGTGGTTCCCGTCGAACCCCTGGCGGTTGCGCCCGGGGCCGTCGATCGTGCGGTATCTCGAGTTCAGCGGCACGCACGCGTCGTGCGAGCTCTGGCTCCCGGTCGAATCAGTCTGACACTCGACCCGGTGGGTGACGTCTTCTCGGACGCACCCACCGGCGTCCGACCTCCATGACACACTGGCCCCAGCAGCGGAGGAGGCCACGACATGGCGATCGATCTGAAGAAGACACTCGACGCGTATCAGGCGAAGAGAGGCGTCTTCCGCGTGGTCGAGATCCCGGCCATGCGGTACCTGATGATCGACGGTGCGGGCGATCCGAACTCGGTGCCGGAGTACTCGCACGCCGTGACAGCGCTGTTCTCGCTGGCCTACACGCTCAAGTTCGCGAGCAGGAAACAGCTCGGTCTCGACACGGTCGTGATGCCGCTCGAGGGGCTGTGGCATGCACCTGATATGGAGACCTTCACCTCGCGGCGCGACAAGTCCGCGTGGTTGTGGACGCTTCTGATCATGGTTCCCGCGCACGTGACCGATGAGATGTTCGCGGCGGCGGTCGACGCCGTGGCGAAGAAGAAGGATGCCTCGCCGAGCCTGTCATCCGTCCGGCTCGAACTGCTCGACGAGGGTCTCTGCGTGCAGACCCTGCACGTCGGGTCCTACGACGATGAGGCGCCAGTGCTCGCCGACCTGCACGACCGCTTCATCCCGGAGCAGGGCTTCGAGATGCGCGGACTCCACCACGAGATCTACCTCAGCGACGTCCGCCGCGTCGAGCCGGCGAAGCTGCGCACGATCCTCCGGCAGCCGGTGTCGCGAGCCGTCTGACCTCAGGCCGTCGCGGGCTTCTCGCTCCACAGCAGCAGGAACGCGCCGAGGCCGATCATCATGCCCCCACCGGTGGCCGACATGGTCGAGATCCGCCGCGGCGACCGGCCGAACCAGTCGCGGGCCGCGCTGGCGAGCAGCACCCACACCGCATCGCACGTGACGCCGATGACCACGACGATCGAGCCGAGCACGAAGAGCTGCAGCGGCACCGATCCGGCGTGCAGGTCGACGAACTGGGGGAGGATCGCCAGGAAGAACGCGATCGACTTGGGGTTGGTGATGCCCACCACGAATCCCTCGAAGAGGAGCCGCCACCCCGACGTGCGCTGCACGGCGCCGGTGACGGCTGCAGCCGCATCCTTCCGGTGGCGGATCGCCTGGATGCCGAGGAACACCAGATAGCCGGCGCCGGCGACCTTGACGATCGTGAAGAGCACCACCGACTGGGCGATCACGGTCCCCACGCCGAGCGCGACCGCGAGCACCAGGATGATCGATCCCACGGCCGTCCCGACGATGCTGAGGAACCCGCCGAGCCGCCCGAGAGCGATCGACCGTCCGATGGTGAACAGCACGGTGGGCCCGGGGATGACGACCATGATGAACGCCGCAGCGATGAACGCGAGGAGCGTGGGGGTGGCGATCATGAAGCGAGCCTAGGGGGTGCGCGGGCGAACGCGACAGGGACGGTCGTGGATGGCCTCGCGACCACCCACGACCGTGATCTCAGACGGAGCCCCAGAAGCGGTCCTCGGCGGCCTGGTCCTCGCTGATCAGCCAGACTTCGGCGATGCGTCCGTCCGTGATCCGGAACACGTCGACGCCGTGCTGGTCGAGGTCAGGCTGCCCCGGTCGTTGCGCGCGGAACCGCACAGTCGCCGACACCAGGTCGCCGCTCTCGGTCGCGGAATCGGTCTCCAGCGCGAAGGTTCCGCCGCTGAGCTCCATGAACGTGCCCAGATGAGCGAGGATCGCGTCGGGACCGATGTGGTCGCCCGACACCTGGTTCGCGCCGGGCTGATGCCAGACGGCATCCGGGCTGAAGGTGGCGGCCAGCGCGGCCATGTCTCCCGCGGCCATGGCCGCTCCGTACTGTCCCACGACGTCGATAGCCGACATGATGTTCCTCCAGATGACTCGGTACTGTGAACATCCAGCGTCTCGAGCGGGGCGCGGTTACTTCAACGTCACCGGACGGAGCGACGCATGAGCACCGGGTGGACCGTGTTCTCGGCCAAGTGCCCGTCGCGGGCGTCGCTCGCCCGGATCGCCAACAAGTGGACCGCGATGATCGTGGTGCTCCTGCACGAGGAGCCGCTGCGGTTCGGCGAGCTGCACCAGCGCGTCGATGGCATCGCGAAGAAGGTGCTCTCCGACACGCTGCGCGCTCTGGAGCGGGATGGCATGATCGCGCACGGCGTCGATCCGGACGGTCACGCGCGCTACCGTCTCACCGCACTCGGACGCACACTGCACGAACCCCTCCAGGCCCTGCAGGTCTGGGCGGAGTCCCATGTGGACGACGTGCGCGATGCGCAGGACCGCTACGACGAAGCGGCCGACGAACGCGTGCTCGACGGCCGCTGATCGGTCGGCCTCAGCGCGGCGGGTTCGCGGGCAGCCACTCGGCGAGCGTGGTCGGGAAGATCTGTGCTCCATCGACGGGGAGCAGCGTGCGCTCTTCGATATGTGCGCCGAAGTACTGCGCGTCGGGGTCCTGCACGACGACCCGGTCATCACCGCGGAACGCGAGTCCGCGCCGGATGAACTCATCCATCGTGAAGACCTCGGGGCCGGCGATCTCGATTCCGCCGTTCAGAGGTGCGCCGACAGCGGTGCGGGCGACCGCGGTGGCCACATCGGCCGCGGCGATCGGTTGGATCAGGGCACCGGGCAGCCGGACCTCCGCCCCGGCGGCGACCGTCGACGCGATGCTGCCGATGAACTCGAAGAACTGCGTGGCGTGCACGAACGAGTAGGGCACGCCGGAGGCGGCGATCAGCTTCTCCTGGGCGGCCTTGGCGTGGAAGTAGTCGATGTCCTGCGGGCGGTCGGTGCCGACGATGGTGAGGGCGACATGATGCCCGACACCGGCTTCCTTCTCCGCGGCGAGCAGATTCCTCGTCGACGTCGTGAAGAACGCCAGGACGGCATCCTTCTCGAAGGACGGGGAGTTCGACACGTCGATGACGACGTCGGCACCGGTCAGCGCCTCGGCGAGACCTTCTCCGGTGATCGAGTTCACTCCCGTGTTGGGAGACGCCGCGATGGCTTCGTGCCCGTGGGCCGTGAGCTTCGCGACGACCTGGGAGCCGATGAGCCCCGTTCCGCCGATGACGACGATCTTTGACATGTCGAGCCTTCCTCTGACTGCGCCGCACGAAGAGCAGCGTCCACCAGCTCTGACCGGATGGGCTCTCCGGTTGTGACGCTCAGGGCCGATCCCACCGCCGCAGTTTCTCGGGATTGCGGATGATCCACAGTTCGACGATCAGCCCCGCGTGGGTGCGCGCGCAGAGCACGGTCGTGATCCGACCCTGCCGGCGGATGACGATGCCGGGGCTGCCGTTGACGGATGCCGTCGCGACGTCGCCCGAGACCGCACTCCGCAGCACCGCATCGGCGGCGGCATCCGGTCCGGGAAGCACGGACGAGGGAGCATCGCCGTATCCGCCGCTGTCGATCACCGTCACGACCGCGGCATGCAGCAATGAGCGCGTGCGATCCGCGTCCTGGTCGACCAGAGCGAGCGCCAAAGCGTCGATGGTGTCCGGATCCGGGGGCTGCGGTTCGCGCCGACGCCACCGGGCCGGCGGCCGGGTCATGCGTGCGCCGCGCTCACATGGCGCAGCTTCTCGGGGCTCATCACCCAGAGCAGCTGTCGGATGCCGTCGTCCGATGTCGTGACGGTGACCATGGTCGTCACGATGCCGTTCTCGACCAGCGTCGCCGCCGGCTGATCGTTGACGCGCACCCAGCCGATCGACTTGCCCACCCAGAAATGATGCGCGAACGCGGCGACGAACTTCGCCACCCGTCCACGCCCGCTGACCGGGATGCGCGCGGCGAGTGCGACGCCGTTGCCGTCGGTGTAGCTGACGACCTCGTCCGCGAACAGCTTCTCGAGCTGGGCGGCGTCGCCTTCCTGTGCTGCGACGAGGAAGGCAGCGAGCAGGGTGCGCTGCGCCGAGGATTCCACGGCGATCCGCCGTTCGGAGGTGAGGTGGGCGCGCGCTCGACTGACGAGTTGCCGGGCGCTGACCACGCTCACGGAGATGACCTCGGCGATGCGCGGATACGGGTAGTCGAAGGCCTCGCGCAGCACATACGCCGCCCGTTCGGTCGGGGTCAGCTTCTCCAGCATGAGCAGCACCGCGAACTGCAGCGCCTCGGCACGCTCGGCGCCGAGCGCCGGATCATCCTCCGTGTTCACGGGCTCGGGCAGCCACGGGCCGACGTAGGTCTCGCGTCGCACTCTGGCCGACTGCAGCACGGTGATCGACAGGCGCGTGGTGATGGTCGCGAGGAACGCTCCCGGTTCCCGGATACCGGAGCGTTCGGTGCTCTGCCAGCGGATCCAGGTCTCCTGCACGATGTCCTCGGCATCGGCCACGCTGCCGAGCATCCGATATGCGATGCCGAACAGCCGCCGACGCTGTTCGTCGAACACGCCGAGCGCATCGTCCAGGTCATCGCCCGACGTCATCTCACCGCTCATGGCTCCTCCTCTCTGCGCAGCGCGCAGAGTGTCCTCTCTTCTCTGACCGGACAGAAGCCGCAGGTGTGACATCTCGGAGCGAAGTCGCCCCGCTGTTGCTGACGACGAGGCGGCGATGTTTCCGGATGGTAACCGCTGTGT
This window harbors:
- a CDS encoding AraC family transcriptional regulator; translated protein: MIGTLNALVDLIEQRTDDEIDLAVFAREHGTTEYHLRRMFSSLAGMPLSEYVRRRRMTLAGAELVVGAPSLLDVAVRHGYGSVEAFGRAFRSVHGIGPADARRDGGPLRTQPTLRFRLSVEGSTPMHVTIITQPDLMLAGHAATVPLIHTGVNPHIQEHIAGIPAQEHARLKALSDAEPSGILAVTADVDPDAPEGSPLTYLHGVALRASTPVPDDLDRMPLEAGAWAVFASAGPFPETLQNLWAATATEWFPSNPWRLRPGPSIVRYLEFSGTHASCELWLPVESV
- a CDS encoding GyrI-like domain-containing protein — translated: MAIDLKKTLDAYQAKRGVFRVVEIPAMRYLMIDGAGDPNSVPEYSHAVTALFSLAYTLKFASRKQLGLDTVVMPLEGLWHAPDMETFTSRRDKSAWLWTLLIMVPAHVTDEMFAAAVDAVAKKKDASPSLSSVRLELLDEGLCVQTLHVGSYDDEAPVLADLHDRFIPEQGFEMRGLHHEIYLSDVRRVEPAKLRTILRQPVSRAV
- a CDS encoding LysE family translocator, whose protein sequence is MIATPTLLAFIAAAFIMVVIPGPTVLFTIGRSIALGRLGGFLSIVGTAVGSIILVLAVALGVGTVIAQSVVLFTIVKVAGAGYLVFLGIQAIRHRKDAAAAVTGAVQRTSGWRLLFEGFVVGITNPKSIAFFLAILPQFVDLHAGSVPLQLFVLGSIVVVIGVTCDAVWVLLASAARDWFGRSPRRISTMSATGGGMMIGLGAFLLLWSEKPATA
- a CDS encoding nuclear transport factor 2 family protein is translated as MSAIDVVGQYGAAMAAGDMAALAATFSPDAVWHQPGANQVSGDHIGPDAILAHLGTFMELSGGTFALETDSATESGDLVSATVRFRAQRPGQPDLDQHGVDVFRITDGRIAEVWLISEDQAAEDRFWGSV
- a CDS encoding winged helix-turn-helix transcriptional regulator: MSTGWTVFSAKCPSRASLARIANKWTAMIVVLLHEEPLRFGELHQRVDGIAKKVLSDTLRALERDGMIAHGVDPDGHARYRLTALGRTLHEPLQALQVWAESHVDDVRDAQDRYDEAADERVLDGR
- a CDS encoding SDR family oxidoreductase, whose product is MSKIVVIGGTGLIGSQVVAKLTAHGHEAIAASPNTGVNSITGEGLAEALTGADVVIDVSNSPSFEKDAVLAFFTTSTRNLLAAEKEAGVGHHVALTIVGTDRPQDIDYFHAKAAQEKLIAASGVPYSFVHATQFFEFIGSIASTVAAGAEVRLPGALIQPIAAADVATAVARTAVGAPLNGGIEIAGPEVFTMDEFIRRGLAFRGDDRVVVQDPDAQYFGAHIEERTLLPVDGAQIFPTTLAEWLPANPPR
- a CDS encoding sigma-70 family RNA polymerase sigma factor family protein — its product is MTRPPARWRRREPQPPDPDTIDALALALVDQDADRTRSLLHAAVVTVIDSGGYGDAPSSVLPGPDAAADAVLRSAVSGDVATASVNGSPGIVIRRQGRITTVLCARTHAGLIVELWIIRNPEKLRRWDRP
- a CDS encoding RNA polymerase sigma-70 factor, whose amino-acid sequence is MSGEMTSGDDLDDALGVFDEQRRRLFGIAYRMLGSVADAEDIVQETWIRWQSTERSGIREPGAFLATITTRLSITVLQSARVRRETYVGPWLPEPVNTEDDPALGAERAEALQFAVLLMLEKLTPTERAAYVLREAFDYPYPRIAEVISVSVVSARQLVSRARAHLTSERRIAVESSAQRTLLAAFLVAAQEGDAAQLEKLFADEVVSYTDGNGVALAARIPVSGRGRVAKFVAAFAHHFWVGKSIGWVRVNDQPAATLVENGIVTTMVTVTTSDDGIRQLLWVMSPEKLRHVSAAHA